The DNA region ATCCATGCAATCACACTATGCTTGATAATCAACTTTTAACAGTATCAAAGCTGCAGACAGATTTTTGATGGCTAAATGGCTGGTATGGttttaaatgaacaaaataGCTAAATTCAATAgtttaaaattgtctttacACACAGTAAGATTGGGAGAAAACTACCAAATTGTACACTCTATGTAGTGTTTATATTTTGCCACCTCAGATGTTTTCAGTTGGCACATTAGTCACAAAATTGTTTGATGATGTTGGACAAATAAAGGTACATTTAAGAAGTTATGTCTATTAAGTTGAAATTACATCAACTTGCTGATCAGCAAGCAATTTCACAAAATAGTGTACTTTTAGTAGAATATTTAGCAACAAGATTTTACTAACTTACaataatttctcttttgtaTCTCTACCTTAGGCCAAAATCTAAAACAGCATCAGCACCTGGAAGTGTACCTCACACTCCTGTACCCTCTGATGACCCAATTGATATGCTTCAGGATAGGATAACTCTGGCAAACACAATCAGCACGCTAGAGAATGAAGCCCAAGACAATAATTATACTACAACTACAACTGACAACAGTGTTTTGCCAGTTGGTGCTGAGGAGATGGGATCAGGTAAACAATGTATTCACCTTACAAATGGAGGTAGAATTTAGATAAATTTCTtccttattattttttttgtctttccatgCAGACCATTAACAAATGAGCCATcttgatatttcattttaagagCAAGGGGTGCtgtttagacaaattttctcaGTAGAAACACTGTATACCATGACTTTGGACACAATTTTCAAGGTTGGGAGATCATGGGACCACGAGTAATCAatacttgttttaaatttgtttttgtggttACTTTTACCACTGATTTTAGCTGTTTTAGCTGCATTAGGGCTTATTTAACCGGAAACTTCTTTAACTAGAAACTTTTGAAATGGCCACCAATACAGCAGATAAAGGCCAAGAACTCGGTTCCTATGAGCTGAGTTATGATGTATGTTATAATTGGTTTTACAAAATTAACCTTTAGCCTCTGGATTATCATAGTGTCTCtaataatatcaatacactTTTTTGCAATTGTAGAAGCTACAATCAGGTTCCTTAAGGCAAAACTGAGAGTTATGCAAGAAGAATTAGACAGAGTTGTGGAGGAATGtaacaaaaaggtaaaaacatgAACTTGGTATCCAATATTATTTAAAGAGATGCTTGGATAGCTTGGAGTGCAGGCATCTTGTTACATTACAAAGTGCCACCCATGGGAGAAGGGTGTCCCTTATCTGTAGTCCACCCCCTCCCCTTTGGCAATTCTACCTCTCTCCTTAACCAAACCTAAACTAACTCTGCCCTAAACATCCAAGATGGCAGCCGAATATTTTGCAGGTAAATACTTATAACTGGCTTACCTATGATGTACATACTCTACAGGCAAATGTTTTGGACAATGTCACTCTTAATCATGCAAAAAGGGTGCAAATGcctcaaattgatattaaaaGGCGAAATATGACAAACCTTTAGAATATTCCTGGTGATTGTTAGCCAGAAATCTCTGTACTCACTCCATTTAATAAGTGTGTTTCTCAGTGATGTTATAGATTATATTTGTTGTGCATTtgcatcttttttctttttttgcaaagaGTGTTAAATAGCCTCAAAACTTATCTTAAAAGGTGGGAAGTGAAAAGTATTGGTAATGTCCTCAGTAGTTTTTACCTTTTAATAGTTGTGCACACCCTACTTAATGAGAGAATCTCTTAATGATGTTTAAGTTAAATTTGCATCATTCTGTGTCTTTTAGGATGAGAAAAAATCAGCAATAGAGAAGAAGGTCAAGGAACTGACTGAGGAACAGGGCAgattacaaaaaacaaatcagGGATTACAGGTTTGTAGTTAGTCCATCTGCAGCTACACCATCACAAACCTCAAGCTATGTATGCATTTAGGGTAacactttatttcttttcatcctGGCTTTTCATCTTTTCCTCCTTTCATGTCAAAATGCCCAATAACAAAGACTCTCTAACCCTTTTGCTTCAAAGAAAGaccaatttgttgtttttttttgcaacgtAATTGGATTTGTAGGATACAGGGTGACACCaatgttctcccttattttaagcatgacaggtaaataaataaaataaattttcaaaccggtaaagcaatccttttacctgttgaattttcaagaattccaagcaattttaaacggtaataagaggtactacaggcggtAAATGTTACCAGTTACTGCCTAATAAAAGGAGAACACTGGGGTGATGAGGGGAATTTAAAGATATTCTTTCACTGAATACTCTCAAACAAAGCTAACAGTATAGGAAATACGTGGCTTACAGTAAATACAATTAGTATCAGGATTATAGGTCAAaaggttatatttttcttcttaacTTCGCTCCAAATGTTTGAGTGGCCACATGCACTTATGCATACTTAGTTTCTACCTTGTACTATCCGTAAAACCCTCCTTACTTAATTTAGAAACCAAAGAATATGTTCTTTAACAACATTATTATCagtgagaaagaaaagagataGTCATTGTGCTTCCATAGTCACAAATCGACAAGTACAAAAAGCTTTATGATGATTGCAAACACAAGAATGATGGACTTGAACAACAACTGGTGTCTTTAAGAAAGGTAACATGTGGTTTAGTATTACTGCTTGACTAAGAAAGATGTTGCATAATAAAGTCACAATGTCTTATTGAGAGAGAGCCCGTAGAATTCTTACAGTTATATTATTAGTGCTCTCTAATTTAACAGTAGGTACAGTTTACTGCTCACTCGATTACCTCGTACGAAATCATAGTGTCAAGTATTATCTACTGATATTCCTTCGGTAACTGGAAACCATGATTTAACGTATTTCCGCAAACTCGAACCAGTGATCACACTTTGTTCAGGTCATTTCCTTAATAAGTTAACCTGAAACTGAGTAGTCAAAACAGACAGTATCGTAGTGCAAATTGAACTCGGAACTGTTTTGAAGCAGCTATTTATTTTTGTCCTATCGTGCCATTACACAAGACTTGTGGAAGGTATTTCACTTTTTCCCAGTGTAAGGTTCACCCAACTGCATTGAACTTTATCTGAAGTGTTTTGCTCTATAAGGggtcatttttcttctttcctggTTTCTCTAAACCTTTCAGTTCAATTCTTGAAGATTCGAGTTACGGGAGTCGACACGCTCCATCTTCGAGTGTACGTTTTATATGGACTAAGTGTCTGAATGGCACAGGAATTCTTATTTTTATGGCTTAGTGCACAAGATTTCCAATTTTagtcaaactgttttttttctcaatggAAATTAACTCAATGCTCAGACCTATCATTTCGTATGTATATAGGATCTGGACTCAATACAGAGAGACCAAAAGCAGTCAGCTTCAAACAAAAATGTCACTGAAGTAAGGTGAGGGTTCCGTAGAAAGAGTCCTTCAGCACTCCTTCAAAACGTTAGGAGCTTTATACCCGATGCCGAATGCTAAGCGGAAACTCGAAGCGTTGGTTACTTAAACGAAGTCCAACCAAAATCGCGGTTTTTATGCATTTAGTACACTAGAGATTTAGAAAAGTTTTGAGTTTTAGCTGTAAGCCTTGTTTCAAAATACTGTTGCCAAAAATCAACGTCGAGGTAAAACGTTGAAGACGGTTTACAGGTAAGTATTTCTGCTAAATGAATGGATGAACTTTGTCACAAAGTTCATCCATTCATTTTACAAAATGGTAAATCAGCATCCGTTCATCCATTGTCACGAAGTTCATCTTTGTCTTTGATCTTAACTTGAGCTAGCACTATCTTGATTACAGATTGAATCGTGCCCTCGAAGAAGCAGAGAAGTATAAGACCGCCCTACAGAAAGCCAAGAGTCAGTCAAAGGTGAGTTTTATCATGCACTGGCTCAATTGTTGTCTCGACATTGCCTgtaattgttttggtttatagTCAGCCTTGTGAGAGAGATACTAACTCAGCACACAATAAGTACGTATAAATGTCCAAATCCGCGCCCTTAATTCCTTTgtggaaagttttttttgtgttattgtGTCATTTCTTTGTGTTATTCTCTCTAAATACAGGACTCTGGCGAACAGGATAGGAAGCGCATCGATCAATTGTTGGCCGAAAACAAACGCCTTGAGAAACAGAAGAACGAATTGATGGCTGGCTTTAAGAAGCAAATGAAGCTCATTGATGTTCTTAAACGACAAAAGGTTGGTTCATTTTCGGAATTAAACATCGTTGCTCCCTTTTTCATTTGTGCCCACATTTCAGTTATTCCTCGATCAGCTTTATTTGGAGTAAGTCATGACGCAAAATTTAAAGTGCTTTTCCATCTAAGTACTACGTCCGTGTGCTTAGTTgacaaagaagttttttttcccttaaaacaAGGGGACCCTTTATTCTCCTTATAGTTACAGCTGTTTACAGGGATGCACGCCTCTGAGTACCTCACAATTCTGAAAGAGATAGACTGCACATCTTTTGCCACCTGCATGTATTCCTTAGATGTCTTGTGGTTTCTGTCCGTTAGATAGAATTAATCCGTTTGGTTGCTTTCTAGATGCACATTGAGGCGGCCAAACTTCTCCAGTTTTCAGAAGAAGAGTTCGTTAAAGCCCTCGACTGGG from Pocillopora verrucosa isolate sample1 chromosome 1, ASM3666991v2, whole genome shotgun sequence includes:
- the LOC131772538 gene encoding testis-expressed protein 9, with translation MSRPSSAAKRSSSASSNGGRKFSGSFPRSSSMEKPPSGKTKNIAQGLLSKEEEYMRLNAELEERTASLIKEAEEVMHDQDELLSRPTATELSENLEDLLPSMDFSNVDIPPSSALKQKPVGSNTTTTQIRPVSSAAGKQGSRPTSRTKKTRPKSKTASAPGSVPHTPVPSDDPIDMLQDRITLANTISTLENEAQDNNYTTTTTDNSVLPVGAEEMGSEATIRFLKAKLRVMQEELDRVVEECNKKDEKKSAIEKKVKELTEEQGRLQKTNQGLQSQIDKYKKLYDDCKHKNDGLEQQLVSLRKDLDSIQRDQKQSASNKNVTEVRLNRALEEAEKYKTALQKAKSQSKDSGEQDRKRIDQLLAENKRLEKQKNELMAGFKKQMKLIDVLKRQKMHIEAAKLLQFSEEEFVKALDWGN